One window of the Delphinus delphis chromosome 20, mDelDel1.2, whole genome shotgun sequence genome contains the following:
- the KLC3 gene encoding kinesin light chain 3: MSVKVAAPGSMGLGPEHLSPEELVQQTRQVVQGLEALRAEHRGLAGHLAETLAGQGPVAGLELLEEKQEVVSHSLEAIELGLGEAQVLLALSAHVGALEAEKQRLRAQARRLAQENAWLREELEETQQRLRASEEAVAQLEEEKSHLQFLGQLRQYDPPAESQQPESPHQQDSLASLFPSEEEERKGPEAAGAISAQQGGYEIPARLRTLHNLVLQYTGQGRYEVAAPLCRQALEDLERSSGHCHPDVATMLNILALVYRDQNKYKEATDLLHDALQIREQTLGREHPAVAATLNNLAVLYGKRGRYQEAEPLCQRALEIREKVLGANHPDVAKQLNNLALLCQNQGKFEEVERHYGRALSIYKALGGPHDPNVAKTKNNLASAYLKQNKYQEAEELYKEILSREALPAPLGAPNTGTAGDAKQQAFRRSSSFSKLRESIRRGSEKLVSRLRGEGVVGAAGMKRAMSLNMLNVDGSRAAGNQFPSRHLGEASRTLSASTQDLGPR, translated from the exons ATGTCCGTGAAGGTGGCGGCCCCGGGAAGCATGGGGCTGGGCCCAGAGCACCTGAGCCCTGAGGAGCTGGTGCAACAGACGCGACAAGTGGTACAGGGGCTGGAGGCCCTGCGGGCAGAGCACCGGGGCCTGGCCGGGCACCTGGCGGAGACCCTGGCAGGACAGGGCCCGGTGGCTGGCCTGGAACTGCTGGAAGAAAAGCAGGAGGTGGTGAGCCACTCACTGGAGGCCATCGAGCTGGGGCTGGGTGAGGCCCAG GTGCTGCTGGCCCTGTCGGCACATGTGGGCGCGCTGGAGGCTGAGAAGCAGCGGCTGCGAGCGCAGGCCCGGCGGCTGGCCCAGGAGAACGCATGGCTGCGGGAAGAGCTGGAGGAGACGCAGCAGCGGCTGCGGGCCAGCGAGGAGGCTGTGGCCcagctggaggaggagaagagcCACCTGCAGTTCCTGGGGCAGCTGCGGCAGTATGACCCGCCGGCGGAGAGCCAG CAGCCCGAGTCCCCCCATCAGCAGGACAGCCTGGCCTCCCTGTTCCCCagtgaggaggaggagaggaaag GTCCCGAGGCAGCGGGGGCCATCTCTGCTCAGCAGGGTGGCTACGAGATCCCGGCCCGCCTTCGGACCCTGCACAACCTCGTGCTCCAGTACACGGGGCAGGGCCGCTACGAGGTGGCTGCACCGCTGTGCCGCCAGGCCTTAGAGGATCTGGAGCGGAGCTCGGGCCACTGCCACCCTGACGTGGCCACCATGCTCAACATCCTGGCGCTGGTGTACCG GGACCAGAACAAGTACAAAGAGGCCACAGACCTTCTCCACGACGCCCTGCAGATCCGGGAGCAGACACTGGGCCGGGAGCACCCCGCG GTGGCCGCCACCCTCAACAACCTGGCCGTCCTCTACGGGAAGCGTGGGCGTTACCAGGAGGCGGAGCCCCTGTGCCAGCGCGCCCTGGAGATCCGAGAGAAG GTCCTGGGCGCCAACCACCCGGACGTGGCCAAGCAGCTCAACAACCTGGCCCTGCTGTGTCAGAACCAGGGCAAGTTCGAGGAGGTGGAGCGGCACTACGGCCGGGCCCTGAGCATCTACAAGGCCCTAGGTGGGCCTCACGACCCCAACGTGGCCAAGACCAAGAACAACCTG GCCTCAGCCTACCTGAAACAGAACAAGTACCAGGAGGCGGAGGAACTGTACAAAGAAATCCTCAGCAGGgaggccctgcctgcccctctcg GAGCCCCCAACACAGGCACAGCTGGTGACGCAAAACAGCAG GCTTTTCGTCGGAGCAGCTCGTTCTCCAAGCTCCGAGAGTCCATCCGGCGGGGAAGTGAGAAGCTGGTCTCGCGGCTCCGAGGCGAGGGGGTGGTGGGGGCAGCCGG GATGAAGAGGGCCATGTCACTCAACATGCTGAACGTGGATGGTTCCAGGGCTGCTGGGAACCAG TTCCCCAGCCGGCACCTGGGCGAGGCCTCTCGGACCCTCAGCGCCAGCACCCAGGACCTGGGCCCCCGCTGA